A window from Seriola aureovittata isolate HTS-2021-v1 ecotype China chromosome 14, ASM2101889v1, whole genome shotgun sequence encodes these proteins:
- the LOC130181158 gene encoding circumsporozoite protein-like encodes MDVFRDAFKDDVGDKLEDAVKNALSISDEEKDKEGGGIFSFFGGDKDKEKNEGKKEGIEGLISDVFGDKDEDEDEDEDEGGLFSFGDDKKKEEGKKEGKAAFISDVFGDEQKKSGFMGLFSEREGGGAAGGGGGNTGGGAAGGGGGNTGGGAAGGGGGNTGGGEAVNDGELLKDLIDVAKETSK; translated from the exons ATGGACGTGTTCAGAGACGCGTTCAAGGACGACGTGG GAGACAAGCTGGAGGACGCCGTGAAAAACGCTCTGAGCATCAGTGACGAGGAAAAGGACAAAGAAGGAGGAGGCATCTTCTCCTTTTTTGGAGGCGACAAGGACAAAGAGAAGaatgagggaaagaaagaaggaataGAAGGATTGATCTCAGATGTCTTTGGCGAcaaggacgaggacgaggacgaggacgaggacgagggCGGACTGTTCTCATTCGGAGACgacaagaaaaaagaggaaggaaagaaagaaggaaaggcAGCGTTCATCTCAGATGTGTTTGGGGACGAGCAGAAGAAATCAGGATTTATGGGTCTCTTCAGTGAGCGGGAGGGAGGaggtgctgctggaggaggaggaggaaacacaggaggaggtgctgctggaggaggaggaggaaacacaggaggaggtgctgctggaggaggaggaggaaacacaggaggagGTGAAGCTGTAAATGATGGAG AGCTGCTGAAGGATCTGATCGATGTGGCCAAAGAAACGTCTAAGTGA